Sequence from the Collinsella aerofaciens ATCC 25986 genome:
ACACCGTGCACCAGCTCGTGCACGGCAAATGAAGCCGCCGAAACCGCAGTCAAGCCGACCATCCAGCCCAAGACGGCCATCCAGCCGCCCGCGTCAGCCACATCCAAGTCTGCAGGCCCGCCCAGCAGCATAAACACCGGCACCAGGCACACGGCAAACACGCCGACTACGACCATCCCCCACACGAAGCAAGCGTGCAGAAAATCCTCGTCCTCAAACGCATGTATGTTGGAAATCTCATTCATAGCATCTTAGGATAGCGCCCCTGCCACGTACCCGTCCGCATGTGCGATAATGTCGAACGATATGCACGAATTGACCACCGCGTCGCCGAGCCCCACGCCCGGCTGCGCTCCCACCATATGCGAAGGAGTCCCATGGCATCCAAATACTCCATGAACGACCGTCCCAGCTGGCCTCGCCGCGCCATCGTTACCGCCGGCGAGCCCTACGGCAACAAGGGCCTTCACTTTGGCCACGTTGGCGGCGTCTTTGTCCCGGCCGACTTCTTCGCCCGCTTCCTGCGCGACCGCCTGGGCCGCGAGAACGTCATCTTCACCTCGGGCACCGACTGCTACGGCTCGCCCATCATGGAGAGCTACCGCAAGCTCAAGGAGAACGAGGGCTACGACAAGTCCATTAGCGAGTATGTCGAGTCCAATCACTCCCGCCAGGCCGCAACCCTCAACAACTACAACATCAGCTGCGATATCTACGGCGGCTCGGGCCTTGAGCCGGCTGCGCAGATTCACAACGAGGTGACCGCCGAGATTATCGAGCGCCTGCACGAGCAGGGCACCATCTCAAAGCGTTCCACGCTGCAGTTCTACGATGCCAAGGCCGGCACGTTCCTCAACGGCCGCCAGGTGATTGGCAGCTGCCCCATCCAGGGCTGCAAGTCCGAGAAGGCCTATGCTGACGAGTGCGACCTGGGTCACCAGTTTGAGCCCGAGGAGCTCATCGCGCCCAAGAGCCAGCTCACCGGCGAGGTGCCCGAGCTGCGCCCGGTCGACAACCTCTACTTCGACCTGCCGGCCTACCTCGACTTTATGAAGACCTACACCGCCAAGCTCGCCCAGAACCCGCAGGTTCGCTCCGTGGTCTCCAAGACCATGGAGGAGTGGCTGCTGCCGGCTCAGCTCTACATCCAGAACAAGTTCCGCGAGGCCTTCGACGCCGTCGAGGACCAGCTGCCCGAGCACACCGTGCTGGAGCCCGAGGGCAACAAGAGCAGCTTTACCGTCACCTTCCCCAGCTGGAAGGAGCGCGACGACGCTCACGCAGTGCTCGCCAACGGTGGCGTGCGCTTCCGCAGCGGCAAGGCGCTCGTGCCCTTCCGCATCACCGGCAACATCGACTGGGGCGTTCCGGTGCCCGAGGTCGACGGCGTCTCCGACGTCACCTGCTGGTGCTGGCCCGAGAGCCTATGGGCACCCATCAGCTATACGCGCACCGTGCTCGCACGCGATGCCAAGGCCGCCGGCGTGACCGAGGGTGTCGCCGCCCAGGACGCCGCCCTTATGGGCGAGCCCTCCGCCGATTCCACGCAGGTCCCCGCGCCCACCTACCAGCACAGCTCGCTCGACTGGCGCGACTGGTGGTGCTCGGATGACGCACAGATCTACCAGTTCATTGGCCAGGACAACATCTACTTCTACTGCATCGCGCAGACCGCCATGTGGAAGGCCCTGGGTTGGAACCTCACGCAAAGCACCGTCAGCGCCTGCTACCACCTGCTCTACATGGGCAAAAAGGCAAGCTCGTCCTCGCAGACGCCTCCCCCACCGGCAGACGACCTGCTCAACCACTACACCTGCGAGCAGATGCGCGCGCACTGGCTGTCGCTCGGCCTGTCCGAGAAGCCGGTGAGCTTTAGCCCCAAGGCATACGACACCCGCGTGACCGGCAAGGACAAAGACGGCAACGAGGTGCGCGCCTGCGACGACAAGCGCGTCATCGACCCCGCCCTTAAGGAGAGCGCTCTTTTGACCGGCGTCTTCAACCGCCTGGCCCGCAGCTGCTTCTACGGCGTCGCCGTCAAGGAGGGCGACAAGAGCCCGTACCGCAACGGCTGCATTCCCGCCGGCGCCGCCTCTGCCACCGTGGTCGAGGCCGCCGAGCAGGCCGCCCTCGCCTTTGAGCAGGCCATGTACAAGTTCGAGACGCACCATGCGCTCGCCGTGTGCGACGACTACCTGCGCGCCGCCAACAAGCGCTGGAGCGACGCCTCCAAGGCCGCCAACAAGCTCGAGGGCGAGCAAGCCAATACCGCGATGACGCAGGCCCTCGTCGACGCCTTCACCGAGCTGCGCGTGGCGACCGTGCTCATGCACGGCATCGTGCCGGCCGGCTGCGAGCTCATCTGCGAGTACTTCGACATCGACCCAGTCGCCTTCTTTAGCTGGGATAACATCTTTGCCTCCACGGATGAGTTTGTGGAGGGCCTGGGCGAGAAGCCCGGCGAACACCGCGTAAAGCCGCTGCCCCCGCGCTTCGACTTCTTTAGCAAGCACGAGAGCCAGTACTAAAGCACGCCAGCAGCGACGTGCCCGGAAAGTAGTCAATTTGGGACGGGAAGGAAAGACGGATGTCCAAGCCGCGTCGTCGTAAGCAGAAAAAGCAGGTTAAGCCCGAGCTCAAGCTCAGGCAGTTTGCCGCCACCGAGCTTTCCGACCAGCTTGCCGCCCAACACTCCGCCGCCGACCTGCCGCGCTTTATGGTCGACACGGTCGCCGGCGCCTATGCGCCCGCCGATGCTCAGCTCATGATCGAGGGCTTCGGCGCCGCAGCCACGCGCCCGGTCACGCTGCGCGCCAACACCCTCAAGGCGACCGCCGAGGACATCGCCGCCGCGCTCGACGCAGCCGGCATCGCCCACCGCCCCGTCGCATGGTACCCGGACGCTTTCATCCTGCCCGAGGCCCAGGTATCCGATCTGTGGGATCTCGACATCTACCGCGACGGCAAAATCTATCTGCAGAGCCTGTCGTCCATGATGCCGCCTTTGGTGTTGGGCGCTCAGGCCGGCGAGGACATCCTGGACATGTGCGCGGCCCCCGGTGGCAAGACGACGCAAATCGCCGCCCTCACCCAGAGCCAGGCACACCTCACGGCCTGCGAGATGAGCATTCCCCGCGCTGAAAAGCTTGAATCCAACCTCCATCGCCAAGGCGCCAAAAACGTGCCTGTCATGCGCATCGACGCACGCGAGCTCGACGAATTCTTCCGCTTTGACCGCATCCTGCTCGACGCCCCCTGCACCGGCACGGGCACCGTCATCAGCGGCAACGAAAAGAGCCTGCGCGGCCTGACCGAGCAGCTGCTTGGCAAGTGCGCCCGCTCGCAGCGCGCGCTTCTGGACCGCGCCATGGGCGCCCTCAAGCCGGGCGGCACACTCGTCTATTCCACCTGTTCGATTATGCCGCAGGAAAACGAGGACGCCCTGCAAGAGGCCCTCGACAAGCACATGGATTGCGAGCTTATCCCCCTCGACGGCACACCGAGCGAAAGTGAAGCGCGTCGCGCCCAGGATGCCGGCGAGGAGCCGCATATCGAGTGCAACGCCCTCACCGAGGCCATCGCCGCCGGCCATGTCTCGGCCATCGCCAACGGTATGCCCGGCACGCTGACCATTCCGCCTAGCCGCGATTTTGAGGGCTTCTACATTGCCCTGATCCGAAAACGCAGCTAGCGCACGGATCAAAAACTCAACAAGCTATCTCTGTGCGCGTTTGCCCTGCTGGTCGCGATGC
This genomic interval carries:
- a CDS encoding methionine--tRNA ligase gives rise to the protein MASKYSMNDRPSWPRRAIVTAGEPYGNKGLHFGHVGGVFVPADFFARFLRDRLGRENVIFTSGTDCYGSPIMESYRKLKENEGYDKSISEYVESNHSRQAATLNNYNISCDIYGGSGLEPAAQIHNEVTAEIIERLHEQGTISKRSTLQFYDAKAGTFLNGRQVIGSCPIQGCKSEKAYADECDLGHQFEPEELIAPKSQLTGEVPELRPVDNLYFDLPAYLDFMKTYTAKLAQNPQVRSVVSKTMEEWLLPAQLYIQNKFREAFDAVEDQLPEHTVLEPEGNKSSFTVTFPSWKERDDAHAVLANGGVRFRSGKALVPFRITGNIDWGVPVPEVDGVSDVTCWCWPESLWAPISYTRTVLARDAKAAGVTEGVAAQDAALMGEPSADSTQVPAPTYQHSSLDWRDWWCSDDAQIYQFIGQDNIYFYCIAQTAMWKALGWNLTQSTVSACYHLLYMGKKASSSSQTPPPPADDLLNHYTCEQMRAHWLSLGLSEKPVSFSPKAYDTRVTGKDKDGNEVRACDDKRVIDPALKESALLTGVFNRLARSCFYGVAVKEGDKSPYRNGCIPAGAASATVVEAAEQAALAFEQAMYKFETHHALAVCDDYLRAANKRWSDASKAANKLEGEQANTAMTQALVDAFTELRVATVLMHGIVPAGCELICEYFDIDPVAFFSWDNIFASTDEFVEGLGEKPGEHRVKPLPPRFDFFSKHESQY
- a CDS encoding RsmB/NOP family class I SAM-dependent RNA methyltransferase; translation: MSKPRRRKQKKQVKPELKLRQFAATELSDQLAAQHSAADLPRFMVDTVAGAYAPADAQLMIEGFGAAATRPVTLRANTLKATAEDIAAALDAAGIAHRPVAWYPDAFILPEAQVSDLWDLDIYRDGKIYLQSLSSMMPPLVLGAQAGEDILDMCAAPGGKTTQIAALTQSQAHLTACEMSIPRAEKLESNLHRQGAKNVPVMRIDARELDEFFRFDRILLDAPCTGTGTVISGNEKSLRGLTEQLLGKCARSQRALLDRAMGALKPGGTLVYSTCSIMPQENEDALQEALDKHMDCELIPLDGTPSESEARRAQDAGEEPHIECNALTEAIAAGHVSAIANGMPGTLTIPPSRDFEGFYIALIRKRS